Below is a window of Pseudomonas monteilii DNA.
GCCCGGTGGTAGGTTCGTCGAGGATGTACAGCGTCTTGCCCGTGTCACGCTTGGACAGCTCCCGGGACAGCTTGACCCGCTGCGCCTCGCCCCCGGACAGCGTCGTGGCCGATTGTCCCAGCTTGATGTAGGACAGGCCCACGTCCATGAGGGTCTGCAGTTTGCGCGCCAGCGCAGGCACCGCGTCGAAGAAGCCTCGAGCATCCTCGATGGTCATCTCCAGCACATCGTGGATGTTCTTGCCCTTGTACTTGATCTCGAGCGTTTCGCGGTTGTAGCGCTTGCTCTTGCAGACGTCGCACGGCACGTAGATGTCAGGCAGGAAGTGCATCTCGACCTTGATCAGCCCGTCGCCCTGGCACGCCTCGCAGCGCCCGCCCTTGACGTTGAAGGAGAACCGTCCCGGGCCATAGCCCCGTGAGCGCGACTCCGGCACACCGGCGAACAGCTCGCGGATCGGCGTGAACAGCCCGGTGTAGGTGGCCGGGTTGGAGCGGGGCGTGCGGCCGATCGGGCTCTGGTCGATGTCGACGACCTTGTCCAGGTGCTGCAGGCCATCCATGCTGGCGTGAGGCGCGGCCTCCAGCGTGCTGGCACCATTGAGCGCGGTCGCGGCCAGGGGGAACAGGGTGTTGTTGATCAGCGTCGACTTGCCCGAACCGGACACGCCGGTCACGCAGGTCAGCAGGCCGATCGGGACTTCCAGGTCGACGTTCTGCAGGTTGTTGCCGCGTGCACCCTTGAGCTTGAGCGACAGCTTCTTGTTGCGCGGCGTACGCTTGCCAGGCACGACGATCTTCTTGCGTCCGGACAGGTACTTGCCGGTCAGCGAGTCAGGGTGATCCATGACCTGCTGGGGCGTCCCCTCGGCGACGATGCTGCCGCCATGCACGCCGGCGCCGGGACCGATATCGACCACATAGTCGGCCAGACGGATGGCGTCTTCGTCGTGTTCGACCACGATCACCGTGTTGCCCAGGTCGCGCAGATGGTTGAGCGTCGCCAGCAGGCGATCGTTGTCGCGCTGGTGCAGGCCGATCGAGGGCTCGTCGAGGATGTACATCACCCCCACCAGGCCGGCGCCGATCTGGCTGGCCAGGCGGATGCGCTGCGCTTCGCCCCCGGACAGGGTGTCGGCGCTGCGGTCCAGGGTCAGGTAGTCGAGGCCGACGTTGACCAGGAACTGCAGGCGCTCGCAGATCTCCTTGAGGATCTTCGACGCGATCTCGCCTCGGCGGCCGGTCAAGGTCAGGTCGCCGAAGTAGGCGCTCGCATCACCGATCGGCAGGCTGGTGACGGCTGGCAGCGTCTTTTCGCCCACCCAGACATGACGCGCCTCGCGACGCAGACGCGTACCGCGGCAGTCAGGGCAGGGCTGGGTACCCAGGTACTTGGCCAGTTCCTCACGCACGGACGTCGACTCGGTTTCGCGGTAGCGGCGCTCCAGGTTCGGGATGATGCCCTCGAACGGGTGCGAGCGCTTGACGATGTCGCCACGGTCGTTCAGGTACTTGAAGTCGACGTTCTGCTTGCCGCTACCGTGCAGGATGACCTTCTGATGGTCGGCCGACAGCTGTCCGAAGGGCTTGTCGATACTGAAGCGGTAGTGCCCGGCCAGCGAGCCGAGCATCTGGAAGTAGTAGACGTTGCGCCGATCCCAGCCGCGGATCGCGCCTTCGGCCAGGGTCAGCTCGTTGTTGATCAGGCGCTTGGTGTCGAAGAACTGCTTGACCCCCAGGCCGTCGCAGGTCGGGCAGGCGCCGGCCGGGTTGTTGAACGAGAACAGCTTGGGTTCCAGCTCGCTGATGGCATGGCCACAGATCGGGCAGGCGAAGCGTGCAGAGAAGATCGTTTCTTCTCCCGCCTCGTCGTCCATGGGCGCGACCAGGGCGATGCCGTCGGCCAGCTTGAGCGCGGTCTCGAAGGATTCGGCCAGGCGCTGCTGCAGGTCCGCGCGCACCTTGAAACGGTCCACGACCACATCGATGCTGTGCTTCTTCTGCTTGTCGAGCTTGGGCAGTTCGTCCATCTCGTACAGCTTGCCGTTGACCCGGGCGCGCACGAAGCCCTGCGCACGCAGCTCATCGAACACGGCCAGGTGCTCGCCCTTGCGTTCGCGGATCACTGGGGCCAGCAGCATGAGCCGGCGACCTTCCGGCTGCTCGAGCACCAGGTCGACCATCTGGCTGACCGTTTGCGCTTCCAGCGGGATATCATGGTCGGGACAGCGCGGCGTCCCTACGCGGGCATAGAGCAGGCGCAGGTAGTCATAGATTTCGGTGATGGTGCCGACGGTGGAGCGGGGGTTGTGAGAGGTGGATTTCTGCTCGATGGAGATCGCTGGCGACAGCCCTTCGATGGTGTCCACATCGGGCTTTTCCATCATCGACAGGAACTGGCGGGCATAGGCCGACAGCGATTCCACGTAGCGTCGCTGACCCTCGGCGTACAGCGTGTCGAACGCCAGGGAGGACTTGCCGGAACCGGACAGGCCGGTGATCACGATCAGCTTGTCGCGCGGCAGGGTCAGGTCGATGTTCTTCAGGTTGTGGGTGCGTGCCCCACGAATCAGGATCTTGTCCACTGCGGCCTCGCTTGGCGGGCATAAACGACGAAGTATACGGCGCACGGCCATCACGCGGCAAAGCGTCGCGCAGATGCCGTCAAGCTGTCGGACTGATAGAATTCCTGCCGGTTCATATGAGGTTACACCATGCACGACGCTCCCCATGATCGCATGAGCGGCAGCGAAACCCGCGCTGCCAGCGGCTTGGCCCTTGTCTTCGCCTTCCGTATGCTGGGCATGTTCATGGTGCTGCCGGTCCTGGCCACCTACGGCATGGACCTGGCAGGCGCGACGCCCGCCTTGATCGGGCTGGCGATTGGCGCCTATGGCCTGACCCAGGCGGTCCTGCAGATCCCCTTCGGGATGATTTCCGACCGCATCGGCCGCCGACCGGTCATCTATGCCGGCCTGGTGCTGTTCATCCTCGGCAGCCTGCTGGCGGCCCAGGCCGACTCCATCTGGGGCATCATCGCCGGCCGTGTGCTGCAGGGCGCGGGCGCCATCTCGGCGGCGGTCATGGCCCTGCTGTCGGACCTGACCCGCGAGCAGCACCGGACCAAGGCCATGGCCATGATCGGCATGAGCATCGGCCTGTCGTTCGCCGTGGCGATGGTGGTCGGCCCGCTGCTGACAGGCGCGTTCGGGCTGTCGGGCCTGTTTCTGGCCACGGCGGTGCTGGCGGTGGTCGGCATCGGCCTGATCGCCTTCGTCGTCCCGGCGGGCCACAGCGTCCTGCAGCACCGTGAATCCGGCGTGGCTCGCCAAGCCCTGGGCCCGACCCTGCGCAACCCGGACCTGCTGCGGCTGGACCTGAGCATCTTCATCCTCCATGCCATCCTCATGGCCAGCTTCGTCGTCCTGCCCCTGGCGTTCGTCGAGCGGGGAGGGCTGCCCAAGGAACAGCACTGGTGGGTGTACCTGACGGCCTTGCTGATCTCATTTTTTGCAATGATCCCGTTCATCATCTACGGCGAAAAAAAGCGCAAGATGAAGCGTGTGCTGCTCGGCGCGGTCAGTGTCCTGCTGCTGGTGGAGCTGTTCTTCTGGCAGTGGGCTGACAACTTGCGCGGACTGGTGACGGGCACCGTGGTATTCTTTACGGCCTTCAACCTGCTGGAGGCGTCGCTGCCTTCGCTGGTCAGCAAGGTATCGCCTGCGGGCGGCAAGGGCACGGCCATGGGGGTGTATTCCACCAGTCAGTTCCTCGGTGCCGCCTTGGGCGGCATCATGGGTGGCTGGCTGTTCCAGCACGGTGGCCTGGGGACGGTGTTCCTCGGTTGCGCAGGGCTCTGCCTGGTCTGGCTGCTCGCGACACTGGGCATGAATGAACCGCCCTACGTGACCAGCCTGCGCCTGCCGTTGTCGCCTGGCGCGTTGCGCGAGGCCGGATTGACCACGCGCCTGATGGCCGTGCCGGGAGTGACCGATGCCGTAGTGGTAGAGGAAGAAGCTGCCATCTACATCAAACTCGATACGAAAATTTTGGATCGCGCGACCCTCGAGCGTCTGGTAGACCCGACCTCGACCGCGCGTGAAGCCTAGGAGAACGTTATGGCCCGTGGGGTTAACAAAGTCATTCTGGTCGGTACCTGCGGCCAGGATCCCGAAGTCCGCTATCTGCCCAACGGTAACGCCGTGACCAACCTGAGCCTGGCGACCAGCGAGCAGTGGACCGACAAGCAGTCCGGTCAGAAAGTCGAGCGCACCGAGTGGCACCGCGTTTCCCTGTTCGGCCGTCTGGCCGAGATCGCCGGCGAATACCTGCGCAAGGGTTCCCAGGTGTACATCGAGGGCAAGCTGCAGACCCGCGAGTGGGAAAAGGACGGTATCAAGCGTTACACCACCGAAATCATCGTCGATATGCAGGGCTCCATGCAGCTGCTCGGCGGCCGTCAGCAGAACCAGGACGGTGGTGGTCAGTACAACCAGGGTGGCGGTAACCAGGGTGGTGGCAACTACAACCAGGGCCAGAACCAGGGCGGCAACGAGTACAACCAGGCTCCGCCACGCCAGCAGGCCCAGCGCCCACAGCAGGCGCCACAGCGTCCGCAGCAGCAACCGGCACCCCAGCAGCAGCCGGCGGCTGATTTCGACAGCTTCGACGACGATATTCCGTTCTGAGTCGAACCGTCAGGCAGTGCGCCAGACCACAAACCCGGGGCTCATGCTCCGGGTTTTTTTATGCCTACCGCGAGTGAATGCGAAAACACCCTGGCGAAAACATGAAGTCGTCCGAAGAAACTTCTTATTTTACTGTAGGGAGCTTCTGAGCGTGCGCTTAGGTCCCCCACTTGCTGCCGTAATTGCTTAGCATCCAGATTTTCAAGGGAGTGGATCATGCAATCGGAAGATGAGGCCTTCGATCGAATCGAAGTCAAGCTGGATGCAGTGGTAGGCAAGCACCATATTCCAAGATTTTGCGAACTTTATGCGCTCTATCTTGGCGGTTATAGAAAAAGTGATGCCTACGTAGGCGGAATCCTGATTGCAGCGGGTGCTGCGATCGCCTTACTGGCTCTGCTTGTACTGGCCTTCGATCCATCAGCGGGCCGCTACTCCCGCTCCGCCGGTCTCTTCTGGCTCGGGTATGTACGTCTGTATGCAGCGCCCCTCTTTATGGCAGGCGGTGCGCTATTCACCTTGGGCTGTCATCTGTACGCCAATAAACCCGTGGGGCCCATAGACTTTTTGATGTCGATCTACACACTTACCCCTCCAGAAGGGCAGTTGCCTATGGACAAGTTGCATATTCGGTATGTGGGAGGCGACTATTTCATCATAACCGTTGATGAAGAAAACCTGGATACGTGCGCACCCGAGGACCGGCCACCTTCGTGATTGGCTGTGCGTACAGGGACTAACATGGCGTAATCAGGCGTCATCGGACCTGGCAGGTGCATCCGATTCACCCGCTGAATCACGTGGCGCCGACGGGTTGTTGAGGATCTTCACGTCGAAGATCTGCTCGATCACTTGCCTGGGGCCTTGGTTGAGGCTCCATGTAAAGATGACCAGCACTCCCAAGAGCAGCACGAAAATGATCGAGGCCACTACCCCCTGGGAAACGCCTAGCCAGAAGCTTGGCTTGTAGCCTCTTATCGCATCGGTTGTTTTGGTCTCGTAATACTGCTCGAGTGCTTCAGCTCTGGTTTCCAAGGAGATCGTCAAGAAATCTTGAGCCAGTTTGTCCGCCTGGTCGCGATAGGCCTGTAACTGAAAACTCGAGTTGCTGACTTCGTGAAAGTGGGAGAGGTCAGCGTCTGTAGGATCTCGGCCATGCTTAGCCTTGAACGCTTTGATAAATTCGATTTTCTGCCGCTTGTAGAGCGAGTAGGCAATGATGCCCAGAATGTCATCTTCGTTCTTGACCAGTTCGGTGTAGATGAAGTTGTAACCACCGTTCTCCATAGGCCTTACATTTTCCTCAAGCGTGCCGAAGCGATCTCGAAGGCAGTCCGGATTTCATCTGTGCTCTGACGCATACTGTAGATGATGTCACCTACTTCTAGCGGAAGCGTACGGCGAGTGCCGTCTCGGCGTTTGGCAAGTTTGGCGTTGGCCTCGACGACCAATTGATCCGAGAAAAACACCTTGGATTTCATGGGTCTGTACCTCTGTGCTCTTGGCATCCAGCATAGCACCAAGGCTGCCCTCGAACCACAGCGCTGAGGCGTACGTCCAGCAGACAGCTGCGCGGGTACAGGGAAGGGAATCGATGGGGCACATGAGGCGCGCTTGC
It encodes the following:
- a CDS encoding ABC-ATPase UvrA is translated as MDKILIRGARTHNLKNIDLTLPRDKLIVITGLSGSGKSSLAFDTLYAEGQRRYVESLSAYARQFLSMMEKPDVDTIEGLSPAISIEQKSTSHNPRSTVGTITEIYDYLRLLYARVGTPRCPDHDIPLEAQTVSQMVDLVLEQPEGRRLMLLAPVIRERKGEHLAVFDELRAQGFVRARVNGKLYEMDELPKLDKQKKHSIDVVVDRFKVRADLQQRLAESFETALKLADGIALVAPMDDEAGEETIFSARFACPICGHAISELEPKLFSFNNPAGACPTCDGLGVKQFFDTKRLINNELTLAEGAIRGWDRRNVYYFQMLGSLAGHYRFSIDKPFGQLSADHQKVILHGSGKQNVDFKYLNDRGDIVKRSHPFEGIIPNLERRYRETESTSVREELAKYLGTQPCPDCRGTRLRREARHVWVGEKTLPAVTSLPIGDASAYFGDLTLTGRRGEIASKILKEICERLQFLVNVGLDYLTLDRSADTLSGGEAQRIRLASQIGAGLVGVMYILDEPSIGLHQRDNDRLLATLNHLRDLGNTVIVVEHDEDAIRLADYVVDIGPGAGVHGGSIVAEGTPQQVMDHPDSLTGKYLSGRKKIVVPGKRTPRNKKLSLKLKGARGNNLQNVDLEVPIGLLTCVTGVSGSGKSTLINNTLFPLAATALNGASTLEAAPHASMDGLQHLDKVVDIDQSPIGRTPRSNPATYTGLFTPIRELFAGVPESRSRGYGPGRFSFNVKGGRCEACQGDGLIKVEMHFLPDIYVPCDVCKSKRYNRETLEIKYKGKNIHDVLEMTIEDARGFFDAVPALARKLQTLMDVGLSYIKLGQSATTLSGGEAQRVKLSRELSKRDTGKTLYILDEPTTGLHFADIQQLLDVLHRLRDHGNTVVVIEHNLDVIKTADWLVDLGPEGGSKGGQIIASGTPEQLAEMKQSYTGHYLKPLLERDRA
- a CDS encoding MFS transporter, giving the protein MHDAPHDRMSGSETRAASGLALVFAFRMLGMFMVLPVLATYGMDLAGATPALIGLAIGAYGLTQAVLQIPFGMISDRIGRRPVIYAGLVLFILGSLLAAQADSIWGIIAGRVLQGAGAISAAVMALLSDLTREQHRTKAMAMIGMSIGLSFAVAMVVGPLLTGAFGLSGLFLATAVLAVVGIGLIAFVVPAGHSVLQHRESGVARQALGPTLRNPDLLRLDLSIFILHAILMASFVVLPLAFVERGGLPKEQHWWVYLTALLISFFAMIPFIIYGEKKRKMKRVLLGAVSVLLLVELFFWQWADNLRGLVTGTVVFFTAFNLLEASLPSLVSKVSPAGGKGTAMGVYSTSQFLGAALGGIMGGWLFQHGGLGTVFLGCAGLCLVWLLATLGMNEPPYVTSLRLPLSPGALREAGLTTRLMAVPGVTDAVVVEEEAAIYIKLDTKILDRATLERLVDPTSTAREA
- a CDS encoding single-stranded DNA-binding protein, which produces MARGVNKVILVGTCGQDPEVRYLPNGNAVTNLSLATSEQWTDKQSGQKVERTEWHRVSLFGRLAEIAGEYLRKGSQVYIEGKLQTREWEKDGIKRYTTEIIVDMQGSMQLLGGRQQNQDGGGQYNQGGGNQGGGNYNQGQNQGGNEYNQAPPRQQAQRPQQAPQRPQQQPAPQQQPAADFDSFDDDIPF